In Arthrobacter sp. B3I9, the following are encoded in one genomic region:
- a CDS encoding ATP-dependent DNA helicase: protein MTDRKDPEGQGTPSGEEFVIELLDRAVSGMGGQSRTGQHEMARQVARAIETGDHLLVQAGTGTGKSLAYLIPLIAHALESEKPTLVSTATLALQTQIVGRDLPRLLKNITPALERPVKVALVKGRSNYVCRHKLEGGFPSEEPSEGQLFSLGEDTSVPHFAAAMGGPSSQLGKEVVRLREWAEETATGDRDELMPGVTDRAWRQVSVTSMECLGAQKCPLAAECFSELARQNAADADVVVTNHAMLAVSAFEGLAVLPEYDVVVVDEAHELQDRVTGAVSGQLSVAMVHAAASGARKHTGITVDALNNAASNLELAIAGVPSGLLPNGLNSEQLDCVDQLRDACRAALSDSKGDSSTSAVDGGRQLARSRLMVILELCERLLAARENREVVWFSRNSTFDPAQGYSRPDEDAPALINVAPLSVAGRLREGLFAEHTVILTSATLAIGSAFEPAAGGLGLVGPGAPSWTGVDVGSPFEYPKQGILYVAKHLPKPGRGMSPEALDELEKLIRASGGGALCLFSSRRAAEDAADALRARLDVSILCQGDSTMAALVRQFGDEPDTCLFGTMSLWQGVDVPGDSCRLVVIDRIPFPRPDDPLMTARSRAVAQSGGNGFMSVSATHAAIRLAQGAGRLIRTTTDKGVVAVLDSRLSTERYGGFLRAALPPFWPTTDPAVAVAALERLSQASTEAAK, encoded by the coding sequence ATGACTGACCGGAAGGATCCGGAAGGACAAGGGACCCCGTCCGGCGAGGAGTTCGTGATCGAACTCCTCGACCGGGCGGTGTCCGGCATGGGCGGCCAGAGCCGGACCGGCCAGCATGAAATGGCCCGCCAGGTGGCCCGCGCCATCGAGACGGGAGACCACCTGCTGGTCCAGGCCGGCACCGGAACCGGCAAGTCCTTGGCCTACCTGATTCCCCTGATCGCGCATGCCCTCGAGAGCGAAAAGCCCACCCTCGTCTCGACCGCCACCCTGGCCCTGCAGACCCAGATTGTCGGCCGCGACCTGCCCCGGCTGCTCAAGAACATCACCCCCGCCCTGGAGCGCCCGGTGAAGGTGGCGCTGGTCAAGGGCCGCTCCAACTACGTTTGCCGCCACAAGCTCGAGGGCGGCTTCCCCTCCGAGGAACCGTCCGAGGGGCAGCTTTTTTCCCTCGGCGAGGACACGTCCGTACCGCATTTCGCCGCAGCGATGGGCGGCCCCTCCTCCCAGCTCGGCAAGGAGGTGGTCCGGCTCCGGGAATGGGCTGAGGAGACCGCCACCGGGGACCGCGACGAACTCATGCCCGGAGTCACGGACCGTGCCTGGCGTCAGGTCTCCGTCACATCGATGGAATGCCTCGGCGCCCAGAAATGTCCGCTCGCGGCCGAATGCTTCAGCGAACTGGCCCGGCAGAACGCTGCCGACGCCGACGTCGTCGTCACGAACCACGCCATGCTGGCTGTCAGCGCCTTCGAGGGCCTCGCCGTGCTGCCCGAATATGACGTCGTGGTGGTGGATGAGGCGCACGAGCTGCAGGACCGCGTCACCGGTGCGGTGTCCGGGCAGCTCTCCGTGGCCATGGTCCACGCGGCCGCGTCCGGAGCCCGGAAGCACACGGGCATCACGGTGGACGCCCTCAACAATGCCGCATCGAACCTTGAACTGGCCATCGCAGGAGTCCCCAGCGGACTGCTGCCCAACGGCCTTAACAGCGAGCAGCTGGACTGCGTGGACCAGCTTCGTGACGCGTGCCGCGCGGCGCTTTCGGATTCCAAGGGCGACAGCTCCACGAGCGCCGTCGACGGCGGCCGGCAGCTGGCACGCTCGCGGCTCATGGTCATCCTGGAACTCTGCGAACGGCTGCTTGCGGCCCGCGAAAACCGTGAGGTGGTCTGGTTTTCCCGCAACAGCACCTTTGACCCTGCCCAGGGATACTCGCGGCCGGACGAAGACGCGCCGGCCCTCATTAACGTCGCACCGCTGAGCGTGGCAGGACGCCTCCGCGAGGGCCTCTTCGCGGAACACACCGTCATCCTGACATCGGCCACGCTGGCAATCGGCTCCGCCTTTGAACCGGCCGCAGGCGGACTCGGGCTGGTGGGCCCCGGCGCGCCCAGCTGGACCGGCGTCGACGTCGGCTCGCCCTTTGAATACCCCAAGCAGGGCATCCTGTACGTGGCCAAGCACTTGCCCAAACCCGGCCGCGGCATGTCGCCCGAAGCACTCGACGAGCTTGAGAAACTGATCCGCGCCTCCGGCGGCGGAGCGCTGTGCCTCTTCTCCTCCCGGCGGGCAGCCGAGGACGCCGCTGACGCGCTGCGTGCCCGGCTGGACGTAAGCATTCTCTGCCAGGGGGATTCCACCATGGCGGCGCTGGTGCGCCAGTTCGGCGACGAACCGGATACGTGCCTGTTCGGCACCATGTCCCTGTGGCAAGGCGTTGACGTCCCGGGCGACTCCTGCCGGCTCGTGGTCATCGACAGGATTCCGTTCCCGAGGCCGGACGACCCGCTGATGACCGCGCGCTCCCGGGCAGTGGCCCAGTCGGGCGGCAACGGCTTCATGAGCGTCTCGGCTACCCACGCCGCGATCCGCCTGGCGCAGGGGGCGGGCCGGCTGATCCGGACGACGACGGACAAGGGCGTGGTAGCGGTGCTGGACTCACGGCTCTCCACGGAGCGCTATGGCGGCTTCCTCCGGGCAGCCCTGCCGCCGTTCTGGCCCACGACCGACCCGGCAGTCGCCGTCGCGGCCCTGGAGCGGCTCTCCCAGGCGTCAACGGAGGCTGCGAAATAG
- a CDS encoding class I SAM-dependent methyltransferase, giving the protein MESAHYFSAQPAGPFTRKPLTVELAGETRHLQTSSGIFSPDGIDKGTAVLLADVPSPAPQGNLLDIGCGWGPIALTMALRAPHSHVYAVDVNERCVALTNDNAALLGLRNVTASTPDAVDPELRYDTIWSNPPIRIGKDELHALLLLWLPRLAPGGSAWLVVQKNLGSDSLQRWLAAELDGSFTVTRESTSKSFRILRVRKASR; this is encoded by the coding sequence ATGGAGTCTGCACACTATTTCAGCGCCCAGCCGGCCGGGCCCTTCACCCGCAAGCCACTGACGGTGGAACTGGCCGGCGAGACCCGCCACCTGCAGACGTCCTCGGGAATCTTCAGTCCGGACGGGATAGACAAGGGAACGGCCGTTCTGCTGGCCGACGTCCCGTCCCCGGCGCCGCAGGGCAATCTCCTGGACATCGGCTGCGGCTGGGGCCCGATTGCGCTGACCATGGCGCTGCGGGCACCGCACTCCCATGTTTACGCCGTCGACGTCAACGAGCGCTGCGTGGCGCTGACGAACGACAACGCGGCGCTCCTGGGGCTGCGGAACGTCACGGCAAGCACTCCGGACGCCGTCGACCCCGAGCTGCGCTACGACACCATCTGGTCCAACCCGCCCATCCGGATCGGCAAGGACGAGCTTCACGCCCTGCTGCTGCTCTGGCTGCCAAGGCTCGCACCGGGCGGCTCGGCGTGGCTCGTCGTCCAGAAGAACCTGGGGTCCGATTCGCTTCAGCGCTGGCTGGCGGCCGAGCTGGACGGAAGCTTCACGGTGACGCGGGAGAGCACGTCGAAGTCCTTCCGGATCCTGCGGGTCAGGAAAGCGTCCCGCTAG
- the hflX gene encoding GTPase HflX codes for MTSQPNTGSDSAAQDMSPAEIQAVIDRILSKDTPARAAAPAAAEPKPALGKAQAISGADEDFSNHDGDQQDLEERHALRRTAGLSTELEDVTEVEYRQLRLERVVLAGLWSEGTLADAENSLRELAALAETAGSEVLDGIVQRRAKPDPSTFLGSGKAQELKDIVMSTGADTVVVDAELAPSQRRSLEDIVKVKVIDRTALILDIFAQHAKSREGKAQVELAQLEYLLPRLRGWGESMSRQAGGQVGSAGAGMGSRGPGETKIELDRRRIRTRMAKLRREIAAMKPARETKRANRRRNAVPSVAIAGYTNAGKSSLLNRLTDAGVLVENALFATLDPTVRKAETSDGLGYTLADTVGFVRSLPTQLVEAFRSTLEEVADSDLILHVVDASHPDPEGQIAAVRSVFSEVDARKVPEIIVLNKADAADPFVIERLKQREPRHVVVSARTGEGIPELLKAISEGIPRPSVKLELMIPYNRGDLLNKLHETDAEILSLDHEEAGTRAVVMVREGLAAELDPFIGND; via the coding sequence ATGACCAGTCAGCCCAACACCGGATCCGATTCAGCAGCCCAGGACATGAGCCCTGCGGAAATCCAAGCTGTCATCGACCGGATCCTCTCCAAGGACACCCCTGCCCGGGCCGCCGCCCCCGCTGCGGCCGAGCCCAAGCCGGCGCTCGGTAAGGCCCAGGCGATCTCCGGCGCGGACGAGGACTTCAGCAACCACGACGGCGACCAGCAGGATCTCGAGGAGCGGCACGCCTTGCGCCGCACCGCGGGCCTGTCCACCGAACTCGAAGACGTCACCGAGGTCGAATACCGGCAGCTGCGCCTGGAGCGCGTCGTGCTCGCAGGCCTCTGGAGCGAAGGCACACTCGCCGACGCCGAAAACTCGCTGCGCGAACTCGCAGCCCTCGCGGAGACGGCCGGCTCGGAGGTCCTTGACGGGATCGTCCAGCGCCGGGCCAAGCCGGACCCGAGCACCTTCCTCGGTTCGGGCAAGGCGCAGGAACTGAAGGACATCGTGATGTCCACCGGCGCGGACACCGTGGTGGTCGACGCCGAATTGGCACCGTCCCAGCGGCGCTCCTTGGAGGACATCGTCAAGGTCAAGGTCATTGACCGCACGGCACTGATCCTGGACATCTTTGCCCAGCACGCCAAGAGCCGTGAAGGCAAGGCCCAGGTGGAACTGGCGCAGCTCGAATACCTGCTCCCGCGCCTGCGTGGCTGGGGCGAGTCGATGTCCCGCCAGGCCGGTGGTCAGGTGGGCAGTGCCGGCGCCGGCATGGGCTCGCGTGGTCCCGGTGAAACGAAGATCGAACTGGACCGCCGACGCATCCGCACGCGGATGGCCAAGCTGCGGCGGGAAATCGCTGCAATGAAGCCGGCCCGGGAAACCAAGCGGGCCAACCGCCGTCGTAATGCCGTGCCGTCGGTGGCGATCGCCGGATACACCAACGCCGGCAAGTCCTCGCTGCTGAACCGCCTGACCGATGCCGGTGTGCTCGTGGAGAACGCCCTGTTCGCCACCCTGGATCCGACGGTCCGCAAGGCCGAAACCTCGGACGGCCTGGGTTACACCCTTGCCGATACGGTGGGATTTGTCCGCTCCTTGCCCACCCAGCTCGTGGAGGCGTTCCGTTCCACTCTGGAGGAGGTCGCGGACTCGGACCTGATCCTGCACGTGGTGGACGCTTCCCACCCTGACCCCGAGGGCCAGATCGCCGCTGTCCGCTCGGTGTTCAGCGAGGTCGATGCGCGCAAGGTGCCGGAAATCATCGTCCTGAACAAGGCCGACGCTGCCGACCCGTTTGTGATCGAACGGCTCAAGCAGCGTGAACCGCGGCACGTGGTGGTCTCGGCCCGCACCGGAGAGGGCATTCCGGAGCTGCTTAAGGCCATCAGCGAAGGCATCCCGCGGCCCAGTGTGAAGCTTGAGCTGATGATTCCGTACAACCGCGGGGACCTGCTCAACAAGCTGCACGAGACCGACGCCGAGATCCTCAGCCTCGACCATGAGGAGGCCGGCACGCGCGCCGTCGTCATGGTGCGCGAGGGACTGGCGGCCGAACTGGATCCGTTCATCGGCAATGACTGA